AGACGTGGGCTGAGCGGAGACCGTGCggttccgtgttaaaaaaaaaaaaaaaaaaaaaaaagacgtcaggctgtggttcactccgctggatcggttttcatgtgcggcgagtgcgcaattgcgcagtggcgcagcttagagggaacattggtcaagactgcacaaaataagcgacgttttTCGATaactatgtatttctactcataaaaaTTTTTACGCGGGtcatttttcgtgctcgactgtgcagattcgAGAGTGCGATGGCGTGCGCTCATTACGTATCCACTTTTCTACCCAAATTTCTGGATGATGAAATATACAAACAAAGAAGAGATTGACGGCTCACCCTTTGGAGGTGGATCCAAAAATGGGGTACACAGCAGTCGATGCTGGaagggggaaaaacattttggggttGTTTAAGACGGGATGCAGCACAGCAGAAGGTACGAGAACATGAAAttattccccccaaaaaggagcatctttggaaataaaaaggaagaaaatgtgGATGTTGATATAAAAACTTTCAGTCCTCATTGGGCGCAATAATCGCAGCTTTAAGGCATCCCACACCAAATTGTGATGCATCTTCGTCGCTTACTTTTAGGCGGTGCGGACTCGGAGGCGGTCGCACTCCTGGAACTCGCGTCGCAGACGTCAATGACCATCTTGGAGCTGTCATCCTGGTCCAGACAATTCGGTtccacggggaaaaaaaaaaaaaaaaagcgtcacaAAATGGAATTCAGACGTATTAAATGCTACGCTAAGCAACCTGAGAACCGAAGGACGATGCTCCGGATGTCGGGATCTGGGTCCTCGTCAGATGGATTTTCAGCTCCTTCGTGATCCGGTAATCCTTGACCACGGCCTGAGGagatctaaagaaaaaaaaaatatgaaaaacacgccgctgttgttgttttgcctGCCATCATTTGGCGAATCGCAAAATACGGGAATAAGGGAAGAGTAAGAATTAAAGCCGCCCAggattttttatatttttagggTGTCTGGGTCTGGTGTGTCTTGAGGTTTGAGAAGCACCTCGGCGTCTTCTCCGGCAGGTCGCTCGTACAGTCCAACTTCCCCCCGGGCGGGTCTTTCTTCGCCGCGGGCCGCACGGCCCTCTGAGAACCGCACAGAAACAAAAACGTCCAGTTTCGAAATGAAACTTCCCCTTCGGTCCGCCGCCGTTGGGATTTTTCACCGTTTGAGTTCTCTTGGGCGGGGCGTCCGCCCTGTGACTCCGGGACTCGTCTGTCTTCACGCCGGCCGGCCGCTTGACCTTGGCGGTGGCCGCCTTCCTGTGCGCGGAGGAGGGCTTCTTGGGCGCGCTGAAGAAGGCGGCGCCCACAAAAATCTTGGCTTTGGGCTTCTTCGTACTGTTCAGGGTGATGGTGATGGCCATTTTGGGTTCGGACGCCTTGTCCTGGGCGTTTCTGAGGGAGGAAGATCAAAatgtgaagacaaaaaaaaaaaaaaaacaactaaaaactCCAAACCGATgacgttcactgccattgacggataTGGAAGTCAAACATTCATGTTAACTAGGAGGGCTGGCAATAAATGAGATTTATTAAACGTGAGATCTTTGAATTGAATTGATCAAATAACAAATCCGCAGTCGTTCGCGTTCCACCTGCTGGAGTTCAACTTGGGCAGATTGACGGTCTTGGCGGCGCCGGCGTTCCTCCTGATCTTCGAGCCCGCCGCCGCGCCCTTGGCCTGCTTTCTTTTCGCCACCTTCTCGTTTTTCCTCTCGGCTGATTTGGCCTTGCCCGGGGGGAGAGGCGGCGGGGGAGGGAGCGATTCCTTGGCTGCCTTCCTCTCCAGGGGCGTGAGGTAGACGCTCTTTTTCGGCCCGTAGAAGGAGCTCGTCGCCACCGCCGGCTTGAGCGGTAAACCTAGCGAAATAGAAAAGAAATCGGGGACAGAACAGCGGTTACATCGGCAGATTACAcctccccccttcccccttCCGACCGCATCGCTACCCGTTGCTTTCCGAGGAGATTTCCTCGGTGAAGGACGGTTTTCTTTGAGCAAACAACCGTCCGGCTTCCTCCCGGTAGGTCGCCTCTCGACGGGGGACGCCTCCCTCTCGCTTTTCTTGGCCGGACGACTGCCGGTagggggggaaagaaaaaaaaaaaaaaaaaaaaaaaaagtacagcagATCCTACACGAACTGCGTGCGTTTGTCCGCAAAATGCAGTTGAAAGCCTCACCTGTCCACAGACGACGGCCTCCTCTTCCGACTGCACGCGAGCATCTTTCGATCCTTTGCCTGCGTACGAACAATTACGCTTCTTTAGAATCCGTTTCAAGCCAAACACTGCGGGAAAGGCAttatttctaaataaaaatcaacaacaaatgatATTTATACCACTTGTTGTATTTGGTTTACATGGCAACACAAGCACATTCATATTTTcttgaagaaatagcaatagaATCTTCAATACTGTTGACCTTTAGGGCTTCTTGACCACTAGATGGCGCCATGGGGCACATCAAGATTTGACGCATTTGCAAACTGCAAAGTTTAATTTTGCCATCACGTGTTTTAATTGTTTGGACGTCATGTTAATCCCGAAGAGAGAGTGAGGGGCGAGTTCTGAATACATACCGTGAATGTATATAAACGCTACCGCGTGTGCGATATCAAAGCCGGGCGACGCTTAGACATGGCGGGATAataataccatgaaataaaatgcaaaacgcGCTTTGCATGCAGAGCgtttaaagcacaaaaaaaaatgaaaagaattgaACCGCAGCAGTTTATTCCTCACATTTGCTTTATTAAAGTTAATAATTCGAACAAATCAACCCATATGGCTTCCGAGTAAGATAGCTTGCACAAGCACTGCAATCTCAAATGACGAAGCTAAAATGAGGATAGCTTACCAAAAACGCCTTTCAAGTTGTGGATGACAAATCACAACTTTTAGTGTAGTAAATATGTTGAAATAATGTCGAAAATTGGAGCCGCTTCCTCAATATGTTTTGAAGGCGCGCACCAGCCCGAAACGGAACCGGTATTTCGCGGGTAATACCACAATAAAACACACCGGGCGTTGAGATGGAAAAATAAACTATTAATTATGCCAAAAGTTATCATGGTATTCATAATTTatccattaaaacattttatattgtgAGAAAtagaccaaaataaaacaataaacctCGCAGTAAAAGAGTAATATTATGATGAACATTTATTGTGATAAACCTAGACTAGTGCATCCTCTCGGGTCTCTGCGGGGTTTTTCGACCAATGGGAGAACTTATAAAACTGATCAGGTGATttatttgaagaagaaaaaaaaacaagaacgcAGATAGTATTTATAATcggaaaaaacattaaaatattacaattttaaagttttaaaatgtgtgcGAAAACACAAAATCCTTTTCCTTAATGATTGGGGGAGCGCGGATAAGTGCttccggggtgggggggggggtcttcctcGTCTGCTATCGACTGCCGAGGTCAACTTTCCACTCCACGCGCGAAGTGACAACAGGAATGTCGCTCAGGAAATAGTTCTAATTTTGAGCCAACGTTTctgttggctgtttttttttctttactcgtCTGTTTGTGAATTTGGAATCTCTTCGAGATGGTGTTTTACTTTACAAGTGCCGGTGAGTTGCTATCAGGTCTTACAAGCCCGGTTAGCTTCCCGTGTTTGTGCTGACAGTTTTGTGGTCTGTGTTGCGGTCTCAGTGGTGGAGCCCACTTACACCATTTACATGGGAAAGGACAAATATGAAAGTAAGCGCACCCGCACAATACTCGTTCATTTTATTGTTATCATTTTCACTTCATCGATTAACCTCACACCCAGACGAAGATCTCATCAAGTACGGTTGGCCCGAAGACATCTGGTGAGTTCCACCGCAAACCAAATaatccaaatatttttcaaacctcagcgttgatttttttttttttttttttttttttaattcggtCGTGAGACAACTTAAACAGGTGCCTCTTGATAAGCGAGCTAAATATACTTGTACTTATTGAAATCATAATCTGAATTTCTAtcaattgtttgcttttttttttgtctttttgacagGTTTCACGTGGACAAACTGTCCTCGGCTCACGTTTATCTCCGCTTACCAAAGGTGAACACCGATTTAAATTATTCGGTCAAcggttatttattttattacgtAGCTTTTTTTGTTATAGaatgatgcctcggttctcgaccaaaATCCGTTCCAGACGGCGgtccgagaagtgatttgttcgaaagccgaatcgatatttcccattgcaatgagtGGAAAGAGAAATAATGCGTTTCGAGCCtcaaaaaatttgctttttaaagcattttttaaaggttttcctgataataaactgcaaaatAGATATACATAGTTTAAAAActttatcataaaataatttgagaaatatatttattttttgcttaaaatgtatgccttGGGAGTAGAGTACGCAAGGCTAGGAGTGCATTACCGTATCTGtggcgactcggcccccagccttgtaaacttttttttttttttttttttttattaacaaaagtgcagaataacttttaaacaagcaacttggctTCTTTGGAACCAATACGGTATTCctccaaaagaagaaaaacaacagtcacgacCGGGACTGTCTGTGTGCAAAGGCTGCGTTatgcagaataacaaaagtgcgctagtTGCGCCGGGCGCGTTATGTAATTTCCGTTTTGcccgtcgtgggtcagctggtgtgGCCGCGCCcaatattttatttccatgttttGCCGGGGGCGtttgaataccgattttcgttcgaaaacagaagcaaaaaaatctcaaatttttcgttcgagaaccgaggctttactgcatTGTTACATATTTCCTCAAATGCTGTTTGTCTGTTCTAGGGTGTGACTATCGACAATATTCCTCTGGAGGTGTTGATAGACTGCGCGCAACTTGTGAAAAACAACAGTATCCAAGGTGTGAACAGCGTAGAAATACAACTATTACATACCGGTGTTCATATTATTCCCTCAAACAGTGGCCTTATTAAATAGAGGTGAAATCAATAAAGTAATGTAAAACAGGCCCGTGTCAATACTGTACTGCCCCCAGGCGGCCAAGAGGTGCACACCACCAGGTTCGCCATGATAACAATTGAATTGACACAAAAGTGTGACAAAACTCTTTATTTACGGAGGGGTTTCCAATGATCTCACTACTGTATGTTTTGATTAAATagaattttacaaaatgtaatttttccatcTCAAAGCTTTTTTTGAGAAGGAAGTTGGAACAGGTGAGTGGTGTTTTCATTTGTTGCAGTTGATCATATTATAAGTCGTATCTCAAGACGCCACCGTGTTGGATTGTGTTCCCGATGAAGCGTCAAGTgattgtgcatttgtgtgtcgtCAGGCTGTAAAATGAACAACATCAGCGTGGTTTACACGCCGTGGGGCAACCTGAAGAAGACCGGGGACATGGAGGTGGGACAGATCGGCTTCCATCGACAGAAAGAGGTCGGAGGATCCAGAGTCCTCGCCGCCTCCGCGCATTTGGCGACCCGCGACTTCACGGCGTCTGTGTGCGTTCTGTCGCTGCAGGTGAGGACGGTGGCCGTGGAGAAGAAAGTCAACGAGATCGTGAACCGGCtggagaagaccaaagaggagcGCTACCCGGACCTGGCGGCCGAGAAGGAGTCGAGGGACCGAGAGGAGCGCAACGAGAAGAAAGCTCAGCTGCAGGAGCAAAAGAGGCGCGAGaaggaggagcagaagaagaagaaggagatgGAAGAGCTCAAGTGAGTCTTGCGTGACACTCAACTGGCATTATTCAGACTTTCTCAAACAAagaccgtcatttccggcccaCAGAGCGCAACCGgtactcagtacatttgtacacgaaataataccatttggtacatatgtaCGCCGTacatgtgtaaaagccgcaactgcccatattgaaacacgagatatttacaaagaaagacggtacacagaaagagttttcaaaggtttaataccttagcttagcttaacgtagcaacaacacggtagcacgaacagggccgcAGCAggaacacagtagcaacacaacAGTAGCACaacgctaaaaaaaacaaaaaaaaaaaaaaacatacctaaatcactgagacgcagcagtaacacagcagcaacacgctagcgcgatgctaacagggccagtttaaaaaaacaaacaaaaaacgtacgggtaaaaatcactgagacgcggcagcaacacgctagcacagcgctaacgctagcacagcactagcagggctggtttaaaattaaaaaaaaaaaaaaaaacagatgcagtaaaagtcacttcctcagcacatatattccaccagtctcactcttaccttcgCTCAAATGCCctcttgtggccgttagaaaaaaggcacaaattagccgcagggttgaaagcgtgtgaaaaaagtcgccgtTTGTAAGTCGCAAATTACAGTACTTGAAGTTATGAAAtaccaaatgcattttttccatcattttttttttaaccaatccaGCAacatagaaaaacattttcaaaagaatgCAAGCACAATGCGTaaatgaacaatgcaaactattGATGCATGAAATACATCTTCATATTTTCCTCAATAaatacacataaaacaaaatgttcgcAATCGGTTGTTCAACAAATCAAGTCATATAATGTTCTTCTATATTAGATATTGCCCTGTTGCTAATAATCAAGACTCGAAAAATATTGAACATCTATGAAGAATATTTCAAAGCAAAGTAGAGGCGTCAGAGTCCAGAATAATGTACAAGGTGCACCGTGTCTCACAAAGTCCACTATCATTGCTCATTTTTTCCATCCTGTCGTATAAATATTGAGTGATTTTTGCTTCTTATCGCGTGTTGTCGTTTTCCAGGTGCTACAGTTCGCTAATGAAGAACGAAAACATGCAGACCAACGAGGTGAGCGAGCGCTCATGCTAGCTGGCACACGTAAACGACGCTAATATGTAAAATCCCGTCTCCCGGCAGGAAGGCTACGATTCCGACGACTTCATGTGAGGAGGACGTCGGTCACGGCACCCGACGAACGTTGGGGGTGGGGAACGGGGAACGAACGGCGCAGCGACAAACTTGACATGGCCGCCGCACCCCGGATGGGAGGATTGGATATGCTGACGTGTCTCCGTGGCGGCCATATCGTGGACATTCCCATCAAAGGTATCGGACAATGAAATGAAGTCGTAACTTGCTTATTACTCAACGgattttcttcatttcacttGGGCTggtcgtctttttttccccgtgcatccatctcctgcatcttcctctcttaacaccgactgccttcatgtcctccctcccttctctttgctcttcctctcgctctttttgccctggcggctccatccatccgagtctgctctctccaacgttgtctccaaaacatccaaactttcagctcatttttaatcctatccatattttttttgatgTGAAAGGTGTTACGTTGTATGCAAAATATCCACCACAACCTCCTTCATGTTGTGGTTTTCTCGCCACGCTGACGTCTTTGTCCCTCCCAGCTTAGAGCCCAGAAGAGACTTCATATCGTCATatctgcttttctgtcgttaAAGCTTTTTGGGAGAAGctgagcaacttttttttttgggggggggggcaaaaatgaTCACATGAATTTGAATGATGTTCAGATCTGAGTCAgcgcatttttgttgttgttgtcatttcagTTTACAATCAGGGCTATTTTATTTGACAATGCAGACCCAATTTgcccaaaaataaatgaactcaaAAGTATGTGCACAGTTTAATAAATAGTGTGTGAAACTCAACGCCTGAAGACCAGATATGGCCCGTCACatcgtcaacttccatgattcttgtttaaATTGTCATGTAATGAACAATGTTGAGATATGACACGTATCAGTCATATTTTCACGTCTGTTTAAAGTCTGTTCTATGAATTTTAGTTGAAACAGTGACTCATATGCTTAATGACATTTCACCCATCACACTATTAAATGTCATCTATTATTAAGAAGTTACACAATTTTCTTGCGTTTTCTTCCTGGAATGAAGGCTGAAATATGTGACGTTGCAGTTGCCGTAGCTAACTGTGGCCACTGGGTGTCAGTGTCGGACTCGTATATTACGTaataattttacaaataaaaatgaaggcaAGAAAGGGTTCCGTTGAGTTATTCAAAACTTGATTTTActtattttaattcaaatgcaatagtaaaaaaaaaagtaatctggAAAATGTGCATTAACCAAAGCATGAACTAAAAATACGTGCTCGTGGTCACGAGTTTACCGAGCAGAACTTACAAATGATTGCATCATTGATCGCCTTATTATTTCGATTCTCATTTTACTAAACTGAAATTCCAGCGCTGGTGCTaaatcaaagtttaaaaaaaaaaaaaaaaaaaggcatcggGGCAAACAAGCCGCCTGATCAAGTGTCGCATCCGtatgacgtcacacacctgGAGTTATCACGGCCCCTCCCCTTTATCGGAAACATTTCCCAAACATCGCCGAACTTTTATCCGCACGTATTTTAGtcattgaaaaatgtcttttgttttcacCCTGGCCGCTCACTTGCTCGGCTTGCTCGTGATTTTGTTGTTCGTCGCCTTCCTCGGCTACAGCGCGTACCTCAAATATGTGCACCTGAAGTACGACCACATACCTGGACCGCCGAGGGAAAGGTAAGGAACAAAATAACAGcaagtttgtttgtgtgcagtCCGTTGCTCCAGGGATCCACAACTCAtaaatatgtgtatttttccccctcaagtTTTTTCTTTGGACATTCCTTCATTATTTGGAGAACGATGAAAAACGACGACCTGACGCACGACCTGTTTCTGAAATGGTAAAAGTATAAATatcatgaaattattattattgttattattacacATTTCCTTTTACCGTTCATGTTATTCTGTTGGGAAGGGCCGAGCGATATGGATCTGTGTACAAGATTAACCTGTTGCATCACGTCCTTGTCTTCATTACCTCCCCGGAGAGCGTCAAGGTAAATTCAAATTgttaccgaaaaaaaaaaaaaaaaatcaatttggggGGAAGGTAGTGGaccagctgtgtgtgtgtgtgtgtgtgtgtgtgtgtgtgtgtcctaatTTCTGAGGTTCTTGGTCTCTTCTGTTCCAAAACACGCATATAAGTGACATTTGAAGCAAAAATCCATCAATGTGAACGTGAAGACTGCTTTGTCTATTTGTGTCCCACATTTGGCTCGCGACTTGTCCTGTTATGAAGTTGAAATAAGTGCTTCCCTCAtctgttttcaatacaaatgtaaactttttttttttttttttaaatgtatttgcaaCAACACGAGTTGAGGCGTGTATCAACTTGAAGCCCAAAGTGAGTGCTTTCCAGATCCGGAACTATATTTTAAAGACAACCTCACAAATAACTCCAAAATATGCTTTTTACACTTGAAAAGGCCACCAATGTTCATTCCCGACAAGCCCCTTTGAGTAACATATTAAATGAAAGCGCGTGGCGACGTCTTTTCCGGAGCAGAAGTGTTTTGTCAACATGTTTTGACGCGATTACACAATTGCCCGAAGCGTCGTCGGGGCAAACTGTTTGCTCAGCTAATCTCCATCTCTTTGAGGCAATCAGGAAATCCTGATGTCCACCAAGTACACCAAAGACCTGTTCCTCCACAAGCGCCTCTTCAGCATGTTTGGTCAAAGGTACATCACGCCAACAATAAACCTAACCCAGATAGATAAaagacgataaaaaaaaaaaaaaaaaacgtgcagtCGCTATTTGTGGTACTGTCTGCGCCTCGTTGCAGGTTCTTGGGCAACGGCCTGGTGACGGCGAGGGAGCACGATCAGTGGTATAAACAACGGCGGATCATTGACCCCGCCTTTAGCAGCCTGTGAGTTCTTTGGCGTGATCCGACCGTCAATGAATAACCTCTGCTTtactttaaaagcatttttatcaTGGGAATAAGGCTGGCGAAAACGCTGCCCGTTTGGTCGTCAACCCTGTAAAAACAGTCACCGAAAGTGACCCGCgttcaagtgtgtcaatcgttttTGCAATTCAGACGACGCGCCTCGAGGGTCAGTTTCGCCGGGGGCGTACGGACGGATAGTTTTCGAACTTTTTAAACCGAGGACCACGTCGGAAAATAAcgttttaaaatgaatactGACAGGAAAATACTAgaatatccgtccattttcttagccgcttatcctcacgagagtcgcaggagtgccggagcctgtcccggctgtcaacgggcaggaggcggggaacaccttgaactggtcgccagggcttattgagacaaacagtcgcactcacaatcacaccttggggaaatttagagtgtccagttaatgttacatgattttgggatgtgggagaaaagccacgcaggcacggggaggacggcgtcgaacccgggacctcagagccgcgaggccgacgctttccggCCTGATCCACACCGCGCATCGAAATAAAGACtagaatgccatttattgtcagtaCACGTTGTACAACCAGATAAGAGAGCTTTAGTGCAAGGTAAATataaatccataaaaatatAATGCATAAGATGTATTGCGCAAGGTGTCGGAATCTGCGTGCCTTCGCATATTGATTCGggggaataattaaaaaaaaaaacgggatttCAGGGAGCAgcacgtttatttattttttgtgctcaAGTCAAAACAACGAAAGTTCTCGGGTTGAAGTGCGTTGAGGAGCTTGACGTAGTGCTTTGGCGCCGGCGCCCGCGCAGGTACCTGAGGACCCTGACGGGAACGTTCAACGAGCAAGCCGAGAAGCTGATGGCCAAACTGGCGGACGTCGCCGACAGAAAGTCGGAGGCCCGCATGCTGGAGCTGGTCAACCGGGTCACCCTGGGGGTCATCATCAAGGTCGTCTCAGCTGACGtgcaaaacaagcaaaaacatttttctggaaCGGTTTTGCGGTGAAGCGTCGATTTTCCCCGTCCAGGTGGCGTTCGGCATGGACATTGAGCTGCTGGAGAACGCGTCGTCGCCGTTCCCCGCCGCCATCGAGACGTGCCTCAAGGGGATGGTGCACAACATACGCAACGCCTTCTTTCAGGTACACACTCAAACGAAAACCAACAATGCATGAGCAAATATGAAGAGGAAGATTTAGAACGAAAACTCAAAATTATTCACAAGTAAAGAGCCATCAATGCTCAAAGAGATTTCGGAAGGTATCATCAAAAAATGTGGATACCGATACAATGTATAAAATCAATAGCGATACATtttgtgtcat
This genomic window from Syngnathoides biaculeatus isolate LvHL_M chromosome 23, ASM1980259v1, whole genome shotgun sequence contains:
- the esco2 gene encoding N-acetyltransferase ESCO2 — protein: MLACSRKRRPSSVDSRPAKKSEREASPVERRPTGRKPDGCLLKENRPSPRKSPRKATGLPLKPAVATSSFYGPKKSVYLTPLERKAAKESLPPPPPLPPGKAKSAERKNEKVAKRKQAKGAAAGSKIRRNAGAAKTVNLPKLNSSRNAQDKASEPKMAITITLNSTKKPKAKIFVGAAFFSAPKKPSSAHRKAATAKVKRPAGVKTDESRSHRADAPPKRTQTRAVRPAAKKDPPGGKLDCTSDLPEKTPRSPQAVVKDYRITKELKIHLTRTQIPTSGASSFGSQDDSSKMVIDVCDASSRSATASESAPPKTSTAVYPIFGSTSKGSKSAPAGPTLPLSSTKERPVRKRKEKHDRDQLIIDAGQKQFGAASCASCGMVYSADNPEDNFQHEQFHRCLLNSIKFVGWKKERVMAEFWDGKIIMVLPDDPKYAVKKADEVRRIADSELGFQQVALSRPSQAKTYLFVNRGRMVVGCLVAESIQQAFRVLEQPDQPKDLTKDDFMDRHRAWCCSTVPEKALCGLSRVWVFSLARRQGIARRMLDTVRSTFMYGSHLTKEEIAFSDPTPDGKQFATAYCGTPAFLVYNFVA
- the ccdc25 gene encoding coiled-coil domain-containing protein 25; the encoded protein is MVFYFTSAVVEPTYTIYMGKDKYENEDLIKYGWPEDIWFHVDKLSSAHVYLRLPKGVTIDNIPLEVLIDCAQLVKNNSIQGCKMNNISVVYTPWGNLKKTGDMEVGQIGFHRQKEVRTVAVEKKVNEIVNRLEKTKEERYPDLAAEKESRDREERNEKKAQLQEQKRREKEEQKKKKEMEELKCYSSLMKNENMQTNEEGYDSDDFM